In the genome of Mytilus trossulus isolate FHL-02 unplaced genomic scaffold, PNRI_Mtr1.1.1.hap1 h1tg000244l__unscaffolded, whole genome shotgun sequence, one region contains:
- the LOC134701416 gene encoding monocarboxylate transporter 12-like, which produces MSKPDRGWAWVVATSSFFAHSISGYFQWASGMVHIVLLEAFDDSLLKTSWVSALFLSLISLAGPLTGVLIYRFNCRISMIVGSVMLTIGLVTTAFVPNLNWTFLTFGLLSGTGLGICYNSGLIVLGFNFERKRNLACGFAISGSGIGPFLLTPIFQFIYETYGRTGYFILLGGLSLQYCVCASTFWESEIEKRSKERKPLQKQSTHDSCRPYISIMKNIPMSCICACLFLADISVFLLYLHFPKYCLQTYSTKTEISLFMSLAGIWSAIGKLLFGMANNSHDIDETITLFGTFGILGIGTIIFPFFRYEFYAKVIYASVLGCYSGCCWIVLNTIVICIIGRERFAHAIGYIMLYCGIGTLFGPPLAGFIVDFGGTYGDSFTAAGVLLLCGAFIGLLSSLCQNKDNQNKDIYLDFEIDIELTEKEQMLNIK; this is translated from the exons ATGTCAAAGCCAGATCGGGGCTGGGCATGGGTGGTAGCCACATCTTCGTTTTTTGCACATTCTATAAGTGGATATTTCCAGTGGGCTAGTGGTATGGTTCATATAGTGCTGTTGGAAGCCTTCGATGATAGTTTGTTAAAAACGTCATGGGTCAGTGCTTTGTTTTTGTCCTTGATATCATTAGCAG GTCCATTGACCGGTGTTTTAATTTACCGATTCAACTGTAGAATATCAATGATAGTAGGATCTGTGATGCTAACCATTGGTCTCGTTACAACAGCATTTGTTCCAAATCTTAACTGGACATTTTTGACATTCGGACTTTTATCag GGACTGGTCTAGGAATATGCTATAACTCTGGACTCATTGTTCTCGGATTCAACTTTGAACGAAAACGAAACCTAGCATGTGGATTTGCTATATCAGGATCAGGTATAGGTCCGTTTCTGCTGACTCCTATTTTCCAGTTTATTTATGAGACCTACGGTAGAACAGGCTATTTTATCCTTCTTGGAGGTCTCTCTTTACAGTATTGTGTATGTGCTTCAACTTTCTGGGAAtcagaaatagaaaaaagatcaaaagaacGCAAACCTCTTCAAAAACAAAGTACTCATGATTCTTGTAGGCCGTATATATCCATTATGAAAAATATACCAATGTCGTGTATATGCGCATGTCTTTTTTTAGCGGATATAAGCGTCTTCCTTCTGTATTTACATTTTCCAAAATACTGTTTACAGACATATTcaacaaaaacagaaatatcTCTATTCATGTCACTGGCAGGTATATGGAGTGCTATAGGCAAATTATTGTTTGGCATGGCGAACAACAGTCACGATATCGACGAAACTATTACGCTTTTCGGAACCTTCGGGATTTTAGGTATTGGTACCATAATTTTTCCTTTCTTCCGTTATGAGTTCTATGCTAAAGTTATATATGCAAGTGTTCTTGGCTGTTATTCCGGTTGTTGTTGGATTGTATTAAACACTATAGTGATCTGCATCATCGGAAGAGAGAGATTTGCTCATGCCATTGGATACATAATGCTTTATTGTGGGATAGGAACACTTTTTGGACCTCCTCTTGCAG GATTTATTGTTGACTTTGGTGGAACATATGGTGATTCTTTTACAGCAGCAG GTGTACTTCTACTATGCGGAGCTTTCATTGGACTGTTGAGTTCACTGTGTCAGAACAAAGACAATCAGAACAAAGacatttatttagattttgaaatagATATAGAACTAACTGAAAAAGagcaaatgttaaatataaaatga